GACGCCCCCTGTTCGGGCTTAGGCACGCTGCGCCGCAACCCCGATTTGAAATACCGCCAATCCCCCGAAACACTCGCTTCCCTGCAGGCCCAACAAGTCTCGATTTTGTCCGAAGCCGCCAAACTGGTCGCCCCAAAAGGGCGTCTGGTTTATGCCACATGCAGCATACTTCCCGAAGAAAACGAGTTGCAGGTACGCCGTTTTCTCGACACCCATCCCGAATGGCATGCTGTTGATTGTGCAGAACTATTAAGTAACGCTAAAATTAACCTCGATACAGGTGTATACTTACGCCTGGATTCCGCCCAACACCAAACAGACGGCTTCTTTGCCGCCGTATTTGAACGTAATTAACACGAATATAGGAAATCAAATGAGCATTCAAGAACAAATCAAAGAAGTGGTGACCACCCACCGCGTGGTGCTGTTTATGAAAGGTACCAAACAATTCCCGCAATGCGGCTTCTCATCCCGTGCCGTACAATTGCTGCAAGCCGCAGGCTGCGAAGATTTTGTTACCGTCAACGTACTGGAAAACGACGAAGTCCGCCAAGGCATCAAAGAATACAGCAACTGGCCAACCATTCCCCAACTGTATGTAAACGGTGAATTTTTAGGCGGCTCCGACATCATGATGGAAATGTATGAAGCCGGCGAGCTGCAAGAAGTCTTGAAAGCCTGATTTTAGTCCGACAACACCTTCCTGCCTGCCGATTGTAAATAGCCAAGCAGCATGGTTTGATCTGACATAAACTGTTTCACAGCAAAAGGCCGTCTGAAA
Above is a genomic segment from Neisseria weaveri containing:
- the grxD gene encoding Grx4 family monothiol glutaredoxin; this translates as MSIQEQIKEVVTTHRVVLFMKGTKQFPQCGFSSRAVQLLQAAGCEDFVTVNVLENDEVRQGIKEYSNWPTIPQLYVNGEFLGGSDIMMEMYEAGELQEVLKA